The genomic interval cagcgtCAGCGACGTGTCTTGCACAACCCACAGGCAGGGGCGCGTCTGCCCGGGCAGGCGGGTCCCTCCCGGTGTGCCGGGCTGCGGTGGGAGCTGGCAGTGCCGGGCGCGGGCACCTTCCTGCCACAGGGCTGCCAGGAGAGAAACAGCCATGGCCAGAACTACATCACCCGCACAGGGATGTGGGAGCTGCTACCCACCATCACCTGTCCAGCTTCCCCGTGGCCCGGGGGTGTCGTGCTCTCCTGGACTGCACACAGAGGGGGATGAGCTTCATCTGGCGGGCTCTGTGCCTGCTTGCTGTGCCTTGGCGAGCGCTAGTGCTTGCCGCTTCAGGCAGGCGGAGGGCTAGGGACTGATGTGTGAGCCTGGACCCTGCCCTGGGGGGGTGGAAAGATGCCAAAGATGTtggctcatttattttttagctAATTGAGACCGACCAGAAGCCTGTGGTGAATTAGAAGGGCTGTGAACCTGTGCAGAGCAAGCAAGTGTAATGCACTGCGAGCGCTTGGACAATTGCAGGCTTGAATTATTGATGGGGTTTCTGTTTTTCCTAAGTGCATCATGATGGGCAACTGGAACCAGGAGAATTTGTTGCTTCCTCTGTCTGGATGGGGGTCTGGTGCCGAGAGCTGTCGATGTTCGCTTTCGAAGGGCGGGCAGCCAGCTGGCTCTCCTCAGAGTCcctcaaattgttagggaaagGCACATTCTCTGAGTGGTGTTGCCATTGTTCTTGTATGTTCGGTGCTGGGGACGGTGGTGGGGCAGGAGCAAGTTCCTGGGGCAGCGCGCCCCTCCTGCCCACCAGCTGTGAGGGGCTGGTCTCCGGTGCTGGTCGCGGCCTGCGGTGACAGCCAAGGAAGGGCTGCTTCGCTGTGCCTCGCTGCGGCAGGGTGTCTGCCGTGGTGACAAACACTGACACTTGCTTAACAGGTGCCCAGGGACGCAAacaagcagcagagctgagggagggctggggctCGGCAGCCGGGCCATGTGGCCCTGTGCGCAGGGGCTGTGGGCAGCGAGCGCCTGGCATCGCCCGGCagggggctggggcagggctggcgggGCTGAGGCGGTTTCTGGCTTTGTAGGTGCTTGCGTTGGACGTTGTCCAAAATCCTCCCTGCGGCCGTGGCTCCAGGGATCCCGGGACCGTGGGTGGCAGCTCTCCGGGGACACGGAGCAGGGCAGGCGCAGGCGGGCTGCGCGCTGCCgcgggcactgctgtgggttttCTGTGCCGTGTCTGCCGCATCACGCCCCTCTCCCGGCCTGTGCTGTGCGGTTCCCCGCCCGCGCTGGGGTCCTGCTGGGGAGCCTGCGGGACCTGGGCTCCACCCTTGGGCAGAGGAGGTGCGGGTGAGCTCAAGGTGGGTATGGCTGTGGTTTGGCCCTGGACATTATTTTTCCAGGCAAAGGATTTGTTCTGGGATAAAGCAATTCCCCCAAGAGGTGGGGTCAAGGGGTTTTGGAAAAACGTGCCATGCGAAGCCGCCCTCAGCGGCAGAGCTCTGGAGGGCTTGGCTGGGACGTGGGCGTCTGCCAAGCCTTCGTCCAGCCGAGAGGATGATGGCGGCACGTGCGGGGGCTCGTGGCTGCCCCCCCAGCGACGGGTCTGCGCTCCGGAGACCCGCGCTGCAGGGCTGCACGGCGCCGCCTCGTGCTGCGGGGCCAGGCGCGGCCAGCGGGGCCCACGTGCGGCTCTCCGCGCGGCTGGTTCCCGGGTCCCCTCGTGCTGACAGACGCCgaggaggtggctctggtgctTCTGCCTGCTCTGTTTCATCTCCAGGCTTTTTGTGTTGCCCTGAACTGagccaactgaaatatttttggctTGCTGGGGTTTTTAAGTAACGGGTGTGTCAGCAAGTGCCTCTCTCATGATGAAAAGGCTTTCATGCAGCCGTCCTCAAAGATGGCCAGGGTCTGGCTTTGGAAGAATGCTCTGTAGTTGTATCTTCggagggtggggagggggagggggaatgGGTGCAAAGCGATCCCTGGAATTCCACCCTTGTGGGATCTGGCGTACTTGGATGTGAGCTGTCACGAGCAGCCTGCTGGCCGGCGTGGCCCGGCTGCGGAGCCAGGCTGTCCCCATCCGTCCCTGTCACCTTGCAGGTGACCATgcctgggctggtgctgggtgGGGGCATCGGGCTGTGCTGTGCCCAGGCAGCCCCTCTACCCAAAACACTGGTGTGTGAGCCGCTGCAGGAGGGTTTTGGGGCAGATCCTGCACAGCTGGAGGGTGCGAGGCTGAGTGgctgtttggggtttgtgtgtCAGCTGCACAGGACCGCGGTGCCCGGGATGGCGCTGGCGGTGTCTGCGGGGAGCGCTGGGGACCGCGCTCGCTGAGCTCGCTGGGCCTGGCACCGCTGCTCGGCAATTATGTCTTTAACCCTGGATCCCTGGAGACTCTGGCTGGAACAAGGGCAGAGGGCGGTGGCGTGTCCTGACAGCAGGAGGGGGGCCGGGGAGCCCCTCAGCAGCCGGACCCGTCCTGCCGCGCCTCCTGCCCATGATGGAGCCGTGCCCGCTGTTCGGGGCAGGGTGGTGACCGTGCGTGCGCACTCAGTCTCTGTCCCACTGCTCAGCATGGCCGGATCCTGTGGAGAGGTCCTCGGGGCTGCTCTGGAGCAGCAGCGGGGGGAGGTGatggggctgcagagccagaggCTGCCCCAACCAGACCCGCCGCCCGGCCTTCCCCGGCTGCCACCTGTCCCTGAGCCTTCCTGCTCCGACCTGGCGGCCCCGACGGAGGGGGGAGCTGTGTGTGCCCCTCGCCTCCTGCCTGGGCCAGAGGGACACTTGCGAGTGCGCGGTGACAAGAGGAGCTGCCTGGCCGGGACCCGCGTTGTTCCTTCCCCTGCTGTTGTGTTTACTCCCCATGGAAGGGACGGGAAGGAAACCGCCTCGCAGCTGCTCTGCCCTTATCTGGGGCCCTTAGCCCTGGAACTCTCATTGTTAGGCTGTGCTCCCCGGGGACGTGCAGAGGTGGGACGGGGCGGCGCAGGAATCTGCTGGGGTTGCTGTTTGTGCTGCCGCCCTCCCGGGCACGCCGGCTGCTCCGTGTGCTGCTGGGGTGCTGGCAAGCAAGCCCGTTCACAAGAGCAGAGGCTCAGCTGGATCTCTCCCTGAATTCACCATGTACCTTCTGGCACCCCAGGAATCTGCCTCCTCTGTAGGGAAGGTCGAGGGCATGCCGAGGAGCCAGCACGGCTGCTTGGGCACTGTCATGTCATGGAGATCCCTTCTCTGCAGGGGGTTTCTGTCTGTAAAAGGGCTCAGTGAAATACCGCTCTGGCAACAAATCGCAGCAAGCTGGTGGGCTCCTGGCTGACTTCAGGTGCCGAAGTTGTGCCGGGGGTCTGGGCGCTGGGACCGTGCCcggggctgtggtggggagaTGCTCCCCGATTGATTCCCCGGGGAGTCCCCGGCTGCAGCAGGACCGCGCGgccccacagagctgctccgcGTGCCATGGCTGGGACCTGCCGGGGGTCCCGGGGGCGGAGGGTCAGGGTCCCTGCTTGAAGCAGGTGGATGCCCACTGGACGTGGGTGATGTTTGACTCAAGGGTGAGAGCTGTGGTGTGTCAGCACTGTTCTGGGAGGCACAGCCTCTTGCTTTGAGATCTGTGGGGCAGCTGAGACCTCGGAGCAGCGAGGGTCAGTCATCCCTGCATTTCCATACAGGGCTCCAGGAGTCAGTCTGTTGAAAACTGCCGCAGGGCAAACCTGTGCAAGGTGTGAGGGGTGGAAAGCTGCGTGCGTGAGCCAGGAGTCGTGTCTGGAGCCTCCGAAAGGAGCGCGGGCTCCCGAGCCAGGGGCGGTGGGCTGTGTCCCAGGCTGCGGGCTGGCGGGCGAGCGTCCCGGTGTCCCGGCTGCGCTGGGAGCTGCGGCGGCGGCTGTGCCGCAGCTTTGGCTGTTGCTGGGCACACACGGGCACGAGTAGGGCAACAGGACTTCTTATTGATGAAAGCAGATTACAGGGTGACAGCAATCAGATGTTCAAGTGTGCTGCAGGCAGCCTCCAAAGCACTTGGAAAAAGTCCACCCTGCTTCGCTGGGCCCGTCGTGGTGGTGCCACGGTGGCTGATCAGCGCCAGCGCTGCCTGTGTCCCCGGGAAGCCAGGGGACAGCCACAGGGAGGAGCGGGGCAGGCATTTCAGGAAGGGTTTGGTCTGGGTACGCTTGAGATACTGTgggaaacaacaaaacaaagcaaagcccTGCTCTGGGCTCCTCTGAACCAGCACCTGCGCGGGCTGGGACAGGAGGGTCGGGCTCCGTGCACGGTTTGGGGCTCTGCGGGGCCGTACCAGGGCGGTGGCCCTGGGGGTGGGCAGAGCCGGAGCTGGAGACCGTGGGAAAGCGGTTTCCGAGCCGGCTGCGTGGCGCGAGCGAGTCCCCACACGCCCCGTGACTGCTGGGGTTTGGGAACTCCTCGGGCTTGTCGGGGCCCGGCCGGCGGGCGGAGGGCCGAGCCCGTGCCGCTCCCCTCGCTGCCGTTGCCCGTCGGTGGGGAGCAGGCAGAGACgctgggggctgcggggggggcAGCGGCGTTTGCCCCCCCGCTAGACAGCGCTCTGTCCCTCAGAGACGGGGGCCGGGAGAGAGGAGCCGGGTTCCCTGGTCTGTCGCCTGCCCTGCCGTCTGTTTTGAGATCCCTGGTGTGACTTGTTGTCTGACCTCCTCTCCTGCCGTCCCTGCAGCTCTCCCCCCTCCTGCTTCCTCACTGTGGTGGCTGGGCTATTTCTCCCATGACTCTCTGCATCTAGACCTGGCTGTCCCGTGCATTTGCCAATCAAACCCGAACTTCCTCCTCTGACAGGTCTGTATGGAAGAACATTGCCTTTCTCTGTCAAAATATGTTGATTGTGGTGTGCTCACTCGCTGTTCTCCTCGGGGAGGGGATGTTGGAAAGGTCCAAGCCAGTGCCCATCCCTAGAGCTGTGGGCTGAGGACCTGGGGGGCTGTGGCATTGAGAGCCCTGGTGAGTTTTGGCAGCGAAGGGGCTCGTGGGGTCCCCTTCATGGGGATCCTGTCCCACTTCATCCCCTTTCCTGGGCCGGaaggagctgtggggctgggccgGTCTCCCCGCGGGACGTGGGTCACTGCTCGTTCCGCAGGAGCGTGTCCCCCGCTGCTGGCTGCAAACAGCGTTTCCTGCAGCCCCGAGGGCCCTCGTGGGAGAGGGACCCTCTTCAGCACGCGGCAGCGCTCCCGAGCCTGGCTCAGCTGGTCGCTGTCATGCGGGGACCTTCTTAGCCCAAAGTGACACTCCTCCAAGCCTAAATGCTGGAGCAAGGAGCATCTGACCCACACTGGGCGGTGCTGTGCCGAGACACCCTCGTCAGCTCTCTGGTGGTGGGTGGGAATGGATGTTAATGCTgtaagagaattttttttcttgttttgagtATCTGTTTTAACAAAAATCAGTCTCTTCTGactgctcttctctcctcctttcctcccccaAATCATGTGCGGTGAAGAGAGGGGCTCCTGCCCTTCTgggtctcttttcttcccctcacCTTGACACCAAGCCACCTCCGCTCGTGCCTCCCCGCGCCCTCCGCCCCGCCCTGCCCGTCCCGGGCACCCGTCACCCATGGACGACTCGGAAGTGGAGTCGACCGCCAGCATCCTTGCCTCCGTCAAGGAGCAGGAGGCTCAGTTCGAGAAGCTGACCCGGGCGCTCGAGGAGGAGCGGCGCCATGTCTCGGCCCAGCTGGAACGAGTCCGGGTCTCCCCGCAGGACGCCAGCCCGGGCTTGGCCAACGGCACGCTCACCCGGCGGCACCAGGTAAAAAACCCCCTTGGCAGAGGGAGGTGTGGGGGCTCCCGGAGCCCCCGTCCGTCAGTCCTGCCTcggggcagccccggctccCTTCCCCGGCCCTCGGCTGTGCGAGGTGCGGGCGGTGAGGCTGGTCCCTGACGCTCCGGTGCTGTACGTGCCCTGGGCtggggggttctggggtgcgCAGACCCCCTTGGCCGCGGAGTCTGctgggaggagcagctggagggtcCCGCTCCCAGCTCCGCTTTGGTTTGGGCAGGTTGGAGGCTGCCTGGTCAGTACTCGGGCatctctgctccccatcccactcaGCTGCTTGGAAGGTGCTGACGTGCAGGGCTGGTGTGTTGCTGTGGGGAGCGTGTCTCCCTCTCGTCTGACAATGGGCATGTGCTTGGAGTCTGTCCCCAAACAGCAATACCAGGGCTGTGAAAGATCttttttctctgcagggctggaaaTGTGTTCTCATCTGCCTTGGCTTGAGgtctctcctgttctccctTTCCCGGGCTCTGCTCTGGGGAGGGTGCTCAGGGTCTCTGGGCTGTGGAAGGTGGTGGTAGGAGAGACAGGGGCCGGGGGGGAGCACAGGAGCTGAACGGTGGCACAAACTCTGCAACCAGCCACCAAGCACCTGCGCTGTCCCCTTGCCACGCGGGGGACCCGTGGGGTGTCACTTGCGGCTGCTGCGTCCGGGGACGCGCGAGCTCCGCAGGGCCGTGCCGGGGAGCGGGGAGGGCTCTGGGCCGTTCCGCCACGAGCACGTGGGCACCGCAGGAGAGCCGGGATGTCCAGAGAGGCCGGTGGTGTGACCTCGGCTCCTGCCCGGGCTGGAACGGGGGCCGGTTTGCTGCACGTCCCACAGAGCCCCGAGCAGCGCGCTCCGCTCTGGAGGTGACACGGGAGGTCACCCGGGGTGTCCAGGTGGCCCGGCGGGGAAAGGGGGACGGACACGCAGGGTCCTGGCGGCGGGAGCTCGGTCGAGTAACCGGCCTGCTGCGGTACCGTGTGTTTCAGAACGGCCGTTTCTTGGGCGATGCTGACCTGGAAAGGCAGAAATACCCAGATCTGAAGCTCAACGGACCGCAGGTAAGGGGAGCTGAGCTCTCTGGCTGTGGGCAGCCTGCTTGCCGGGGGTGCAGGGCTCCAGTGTCCCCACCTGAGCTGGGACAGGGGGACTTGCTGTGAAGGGGCCTTGGGTGTGGGGTTGTTGGTCTCCTCTCCCATGCAGGAGGGTATTGGGACGCCCCAAGAGATGAGAtgggtgctggtggtgggggCTGACTGCCTGTCCTTTGCTCCCCAGGACCACAGCCACCTCTTGTACAGCACCATCCCCAGGATGCAGGACCCAGGCCAGATTGTGGAGGAGACGTACACCATGGAGGAGGACCCGGAAGGGGCCATGTCAGTCGTGTCTGTGGAGACGTCAGATGATGGGACAACCCGGCGTACAGAGACCACGGTACAGGCCTGGGGAGAGCGTGGGGGGGACAGGGCTCTGGGCAGGAACCCAATGACCAGGGTGTCTGCCAGCTTGCCCAGCTATGAGCTGAAATGGGTGCGAATCTGCCTGGAGAAAGTGCTGGGACGGAGCGGGACTCTGGGGACGCAGGAGTGCGGTGGGTTTCCTGATGGGAGCATGTCCTGCATCCATCCCCCTAGGTGAAGAAGGTGGTGAAGACGGTGACCACCCGGACAGTGCAGCAGGTGCCAATGGGGCCTGACGGGTTACCTTTGGAAACCTCCCCTGTCACCAGCAACTACGTCCAGACAATGGACAGGAACTTCCGCAAGAATGGCAACGGGGGTCCTGGCGGGTACCTGGGCCAGCCGGGCACAGCCACGCTCCCTCGCAACTACCACTACCCCGACGGCTACAGCCGCCCCTACGAGGACGGCTACCCGGGCAGCGATCACAGCTACGGCAGCCTGTCCCGTGTCACCCGCATTGACGAGCGCTACCGACCCTCCATGGACACCTACCGGGGCCCCAGCCGGCAGGACACCTACGGCCCCCAGCCTCAAGTGCGCGTCGGGGGCAGCAACATGGACCTCAACCACTTCCACCCCGAGCCCTACGGCTTGGAGGATGACCAGCGCAGCATGGGCTTTGAAGATGTGGACTACGGGCTCATGTCTGACTACGGCACGGCCAGGCGGGCAGGGACCCCGTCTGATCCTCGGCGGCGGCTCAGGTACGGGGCGGGAGGcgctggggcgggggggtgcCGTGGGGTCCCTCTGACTTCACCCACTTCAGAGGAAGAAGGATTGTGGAGACAGCATCGTGAGCTGAATCACACATGGTTCATGCAGGAGAAAACTTTCATTTGGTTCTAATTGTCTGCTTAATTGGTGGTTAAAACTCAGTTCTAATTGAGCCGATGGTCCTGCAGCAAGGAGTTCCACTGGGCGGCTGGATGTAGCTCCGGGCCCTGCCCTCTCCGTGCCACCCGTTCCACTGGCGGGACAGTGGGATCATCTGCACCCTGGCCTGGCGCGGCCCGCAGAGCTGCGCAGGTGTGTGGCACAGCCCCGCACCGGGAGCAGCAGCCTCGGCATCGCGCTCCTGCCGAGCTGAGAGCGGCCAGGAAGCCGTGCTGAGTCCTGCTGTGCCCGGGCAGCGTTCCTGCAGCGCTCCTGCAGCACGAGGGGGAGCGTTCCTGCAGCACCATTGTGCAGGGTAGGGCAGAAGAAGCTGCACAACCTGTTTGGCAGTAGCAACTTCTCCCCCCTGGTTGGTCTGTTTGTCCGTGGGCTGAgcaccagccccagggcagccagAGCAGGGCTTGGTGGTCCCTTACCTGCCCTGCTGGGGTGTGCAGCTGGGTGTCCTGGGGTGTCACATGCCTGAGGCCGTGACTCTGCAGGCTGGTGCTTTGTGCCCACTGTGTCTCttgcagaaatgctgctgctgccagcttgAGCCTCTTGTTCTGCTCTGCTTGCTGCCCAGGCAGCGAGCGGAGTCTGGGAGGGGCTGAGGTAGGAGTGAGGGTCTGAGCCTgggtcccagggctggggagggggctgtgtCAGCAGGTGGGGGTGGATGCAcatctccccagggcagggagcagaCAGGTAAGGCTTGAGCAGAGGCTGCTTAAGCTCCCTGGGCATAAAACAGAGGCAGGAGAGGGAGACCCGGGGCAAAGGGGGCTCCGGCCAGCCCTGCCCAAGCTGCGCTCAGCTCCAGGCACGCACTGGGAATCCGCGGTGTCTCCTGGTGCGGAAGGGACTGAGGGAGGAGCTTTGCCCTTTCGGCGGGTGccagcacaagtgtgatggttGCTGCGCTGAACCAGTTCGGGCGGTTGTTCACCCGGATTGATTTCCTGGCCCACCCTGCTGTGTGAGGCTGGAGGAGAGCAAGCAGGGCTCCGGCAGCCACCATGTCAGTTCTGAGCGCATGGCCGGCATGGCCGTCCCCTTACGGGCAGCAGGGTGACGCAGTCGTGTCTGACTTGGGGCTGCAGAGGGAGCAAGTGCCAGCCCAGACGAGGCTCTGGCTTGTGAACCTTCCCTGGGTCTGTGTCCTGCCCGGCACACGGGGCCAGGAGCCCTCCCTGGGTGACCCAGTCTGAACTGCTCGGCCTTTGGGACCACGAGTcccctctgctgggctgggtggtGCCTGTGTCCTTCAGCCTCTCCAGATCCTGGAGGAAGGATCTGCAGGAACCAGGTGTGgaaccaggagctgcagctgggtgGGAGACCAGGGGACCGGGGCCACAACACGGGGAGCAGGTCCTGCTTCCCAGCACATCCAAGGAGCAGTCCGGGTGGAGATGTCGCCTTGTCCCGCAGGGATGGTGTGTGTGCGGGGTATGGAGGGTGGGTCGGTGCACCCGTGAGCAGGCTCTTCCTCCCCAGGCAGACCGATAAAGATCGCAGCAATCTGTGGAATCCAGGCACTGTTGAGCCTGGCGTGTCCCCTACCATCCGTGCTCAGCTGCCCAGCTTGCGGGAAGGGAACAGGCAAGATCAATGTCCCCCTTGCCTCAGAGGTGTTTGTCTCGAGCAGGGCCTGGCTGTTGATGGTTTCCTTCGGGGAGGCCGCTCTGCAGCACAGGAAGACGCAGGAGCGTGCCGGGCCAGACACAGTGTGTGCCGGCTGCCCGGAGCACGCGGTCCCCGCTCGTGGCTCTTCCagagctgcctctgcaggggaggGGCGGAGGGGGCTCAGTGGCAGCACGGGAtgtgctccccagccctgccagcccatCTCacctgggggggctgggggatcCAGCACCAAGCGGCCCCCACAGCTGCTCAGGGGCTCCTtctggagctgtgctggagcGTGCTGTGCAGCGGCACCCGGGGATGTGGCTGTGAACGTGGCtgccagctggagctgctgggttCCGTGAGTCCTGtgccacaggctgcagggagagcGGCGGCGCGAGGAGCAGCACTTGCTGCTTTCCTTGCaccctccccgcccgcccctGATCTGGGGGCTCTGCAGGTGGGCGAGCGCCCCAGAGCAGACGTGAGCCAGGGGATGCTCCCTCACCTTGGCCCCGGTTGTGTGTCCCCATGCCCGGGCACAGCAAGGGTGACAGCAACACTCAGGCCCCTCCGTTTAAGTGCTAAGTCCCATCCTGTCCCGTTCCGTGAAATCGCCAGATTCCTCTGCATgggtggggaagggattatATTGCCTGCGACTACAAAAATAGGGTGAGAATCCAGGAGTTTGTGTAGTGTATGTTCCGGGCGTGTTAAATATCATCTTGGGGCATGGGGGACTGGTTGCGCTGCTGCAGCCTACGCGTGCTGCCTGGGGCCCGCTCCCAGCGCCAGCGGCTCTGTGGGTGACCTGGTCCTGCCCGGGGCTGCGCGACCCCTGCTCTTCCCGGGCCTGAGCCCAGCGGGGCTGGCCCTGCAGCCGGTGCCCCTCGGTCCAGCTCAGCCTGTCCCCCGGGCAGCCGCGCAGCATGTCACAGGGCGTCTGCAGGCAAACGGGTTGAGCCCTGCCCTGGGTAAAACCTTTGTTCTGGCCATGATGCTCTGAAATAGCGGCAGTCGCCTGGTCTGGCAGCAGCTcgtgtgtcctgtgctgctgtgtggcGATGGGATGTGGCGCTGGTACAGCCGGATGGTGCAGCAGAGAACGGCGTGTCCTGGAACGGGGCTCTGGGTGCCCGGTGCTGCCGTGCCGGTACCACTGTGCCGCCCGTGTGGGGGCCGGCTTGCTCCCCGGCCGGCTGCGCTGAACTTGCCCTCTAGCGGCTGCAGGCCCGGGCTGCTTGGTGCCTCGGGCCAGCTCCTGCTGCGCAGAGGTGACACAGATCAGGATCAGCCTCTGACCCGCGGGAAGCCCGGTGGGTGGGAGGGCGCTGGCGCAGCTGCTGCGTTGCCTTCTCCTGGGGACCAGCCCCGCTCTGCGCAGGCTGGGGACGCACCGGGGCGGCCTCTGCCGCCAGCGCTGCGCGGGGCAGGGTGGGCCCCGGTGCCGCGCTGCTGCCCGGCCTGTGGCCTGTGCGCTGTGGTGGGACCGGACGCTGCGTCTGCTTCAGCCGTCGTGTGGCGGGCTGGAGGGGAACAGCATCCCCGTGCGCGGGGCTCGTGCTGACGCTGCTGTCTCTCTCCTAGGAGTTATGAGGACATGCTGGTGGACGAAGCGGCCCCTGACCGGTACTACTGGGCGCCCCTGGCTCAGCACGAGCGGGGCAGCCTGGCCAGTCTGGACAGCCTGCGGAAGGGCGGCCCAGCCCCCGGCAGCTGGCGGCAGCCGGAGCTGCCCGAGGTGATCGCCATGCTGAGCTTCCGCCTGGACGCCGTCAAGTCCAACGCGGCCGCCTACCTGCAGCACCTCTGCTACCGGAACGACAAGGTGAAGACGGAGGTGCGCAAGCTGAAGGGCATTCCTGTGCTGGTGGGGCTGCTCGACCACCCCAAGAAAGAGGTGCACTATGGTGCCTGTGGAGCCCTGAAGAACATCTCCTATGGCAAGGACCAAGACAATAAGATTGCCATCAAGAACTGCGATGGGGTCCCTGCTCTGGTGCGCCTGCTGCGGAAGGCCCATGACATGGACCTCACAGAGGTCATCACAGGTAACGGCTCCAGGGAGGAGAGGGGCTCATCTGTTGGGTGAGGGGGGCACCGTGCAGGTTCTTAAGCCCATGTGCTCTGATTGATCACCTCCTGCTTGCGGCACTGCAGGAACTCTGTGGAACCTGTCCTCGCATGACTCCATCAAGATGGCCATTGTGGATCACGCGCTGCACGCCCTGACTGATGAGGTGGTCATTCCCCGCTCGGGCTGGGAGCGAGAGCCCAACGAGGACTCCAAACCACGCCATATCGAGTGGGAGTCGGTGCTCACCAACACCGCCGGCTGCCTTCGGTACCCGAggggctgctggcagagctggggtgggctggggctgctctaACGCTCTTCTGGGCACTCCTGGGgttgctggggctgcagagaggctgcCCTCCCAGGACAGCAGCTGGCAGTGCAGTCCTTGGTCGCTGGAggggagctgcaggagtgagtcTGTGGTGCGAGTTCCTCGCCGGCCCTCAGCTGTCTCTCCTGTGACGGTTCTCTCTGCCCTGCCAGGAACGTGAGCTCGGAGCGGAGCGAGGCCCGTCGGAAGCTGCGGGAATGTGACGGGCTGGTAGACGCCCTGATCTACGTCGTCCAGTCTGAGGTCGGCCAGAAGGACTCAGACAGCAAGGTACCACGGAGGGGCTGTTCCGGGgcacacacagagctctgcCCTTGTCACCAACTCCAGCAGCGCTCTGCTCTTCATCCCAAGACAGATGAAGCAGGGAGGGATTGTTTTGGCCCAGTAGAATATGAATTGGTGATAGCAGAGCTGGCCATGGCTGCTTTGGGATGGGGGTGTGCTGCAGCTCCGAGATGGAGCTGCATGTCCCCCTGATCCCAGCTCAGGCCCGTTGGCCTGGCTCTGGTTGCACTCTGTGGTGGGGCCCTCACTTTGTAGCCGTGGGCATGTGCTTTGCCGAGTCAAACTGTGGCTTTCTCGCCAGCTGGTGGAGAACTGCGTGTGCCTGCTGAGAAACTTGTCCTACCAAGTCCACCGTGAAATCCCCCACGCCGAGCGCTACCAGGAGACGCCGCTGGCCCCGGCCAACGCTGCCGGCCCCCCCGCGGCCAGCTGCTTCGGCACCAAGAAGGGCAAAGGTGCGTTGGGCGGCAGCAGCACGGAGGGAAGTGGCACAGAGACAGTTCTACTACGGTGAAGCTGGAGGGTGGTCTGGGGTGTCTGTGCTCCTGCCCTGGCGTCTCTTGTGTGAAGGCTAAGCTGCAGCTTTCTCCAGAGGCACAGTACTCAGTACTCCTCAGCTTTGGGAGCTACTGCTTGGCTTATTCAAAGTGTTTGACAAGCTAATGGTGGGTGCCTGTGGTGGTGGGACGGTGATGGAGAGATGTCCACTAACTGCACaccttcccttttctcctgtgttgtcacctccccttccctttgctttcttgcCAAACGATCTGCCCCACGATGCTGTCGGCActtctctcctcctgcctcccctctCTCCTGTCCTTCTCTCCGCTTCGCCAATAGACGAGTGGTTCTCCAGAGGTGAGTGTGctcttggttttgatttttccaTGGTGGACTGGGTCCTTTCTCTAGCTCtgtgtgccccctcccagctgggcaAGTGCTGCCTGCAGTGTGGCTAATGACCTTGATGTCCCTCCTGGGACATGCTGGCGGCTTAGCTTCAGCTCACCTGTGGGCTTGTTCTTGCAGCAAGTGGTAAAGAGCTGTTGGGCTGATatgggtggggagaggaggtgtCTTACACCTCTCTGCTTGTTCTTTGAAGGTAAAAAGCCGCCAGAAGACCCTGGTGCTGATACAGTGGATTTTCCCAAAAGAACAACTCCAGCCAAAGGTATGATCCTccgtgtgtgtgcaggg from Columba livia isolate bColLiv1 breed racing homer chromosome 5, bColLiv1.pat.W.v2, whole genome shotgun sequence carries:
- the CTNND1 gene encoding catenin delta-1 isoform X7, whose product is MQDPGQIVEETYTMEEDPEGAMSVVSVETSDDGTTRRTETTVKKVVKTVTTRTVQQVPMGPDGLPLETSPVTSNYVQTMDRNFRKNGNGGPGGYLGQPGTATLPRNYHYPDGYSRPYEDGYPGSDHSYGSLSRVTRIDERYRPSMDTYRGPSRQDTYGPQPQVRVGGSNMDLNHFHPEPYGLEDDQRSMGFEDVDYGLMSDYGTARRAGTPSDPRRRLRSYEDMLVDEAAPDRYYWAPLAQHERGSLASLDSLRKGGPAPGSWRQPELPEVIAMLSFRLDAVKSNAAAYLQHLCYRNDKVKTEVRKLKGIPVLVGLLDHPKKEVHYGACGALKNISYGKDQDNKIAIKNCDGVPALVRLLRKAHDMDLTEVITGTLWNLSSHDSIKMAIVDHALHALTDEVVIPRSGWEREPNEDSKPRHIEWESVLTNTAGCLRNVSSERSEARRKLRECDGLVDALIYVVQSEVGQKDSDSKLVENCVCLLRNLSYQVHREIPHAERYQETPLAPANAAGPPAASCFGTKKGKDEWFSRGKKPPEDPGADTVDFPKRTTPAKGYELLFQPEVVRIYISLLKESKTPAILEASAGAIQNLCAGSWTYGRYIRSALRQEKGLSAIADLLTHDSERVVKAASGALRNLAVDLRNKELIGKHAIPNLVKNLPGGQQTPAKNLSEDTVVSILNTINEVIVDNLEAAKKLRETQGIEKLVLINKSGNRSEREVRAAALVLQTVWGYKELRKPLEKEGWKKSDFQVNLSNTSRTQGGSSFDDSTLPLIDRNQKTDKKSSREEIQMSNMGPDNYSMLNERDHSRTLDRSGDLGDMEPVKAAPLMQEEGQEPQPEVEEAQEDAAVFSPVSQKI